In Salvia miltiorrhiza cultivar Shanhuang (shh) unplaced genomic scaffold, IMPLAD_Smil_shh original_scaffold_354_1, whole genome shotgun sequence, one genomic interval encodes:
- the LOC131004199 gene encoding uncharacterized protein LOC131004199, whose amino-acid sequence MVKWAVELGKYEVDYEPMMAIKAQALVDFIQETTRHPVQEFWVAFVDGSVTKEGCGIGVYIISPGSEVYQFAIKFTCKMSNNEAEYEAVVRAAHILSELRAECVIIRIDSQLVAQQFSGGYHIKEDRMRAYHCKITELKKKFIEFRIEQISREENTRTDLLARVASAVEQMWNDEITLLCDTREMGNSQVFAVEIRDDWRAPIIHFLRTGERLNRKSNQRARYENYCLINDQHYKRSFTHPLLKCLSPEEANFALTKIHAGFYWPTITNDAREFVRKCEACQRHAGKIIIPGETMGVMYAACPFDKWGIDIIGKLPTAPGGKCFLIVAVDYFSKWVEAEAVSKIDEGTIERFIWRNICCRYGVPRIIVSDNGTQFTGQRITDFCDRMDITQRFVSVAHPQENGQMELANRTVCEGIKKRLNHSRGKWVEELDTVLWAYRTSPKTATGEAPFTLVAELDLVEAQRDEAQVSAAKYKSIIKAGYD is encoded by the exons ATGGTGAAGTGGGCCGTGGAATTAGGGAAATATGAGGTGGATTATGAGCCGATGATGGCTATCAAGGCCCAAGCCCTTGTGGATTTCATTCAAGAAACTACTCGTCACCCTGTGCAAGAGTTTTGGGTGGCTTTCGTGGATGGATCGGTTACAAAAGAGGGATGTGGGATCGGAGTGTATATCATCTCTCCAGGATCAGAGGTATACCAATTCGCTATCAAATTCACTTGTAAGATGTCCAACAATGAAGCcgagtatgaggccgtggtcagagcaGCACACATTTTGTCAGAGTTGCGGGCGGAGTGTGTCATCATCAGAATCGACTCACAATTGGTGGCCCAACAATTTTCGGGAGGATATCATATCAAAGAGGATCGGATGCGGGCATACCATTGTAAGATTACTGAACTGAAGAAAAAATTTATAGAATTCAGAATAGAACAGATCTCTCGAGAAGAGAACACTCGGACAGATTTACTGGCACGAGTCGCTAGTGCAGTGGAACAAATGTGGAACGATGAGATCACGCTGCTCTGCGACACCAGAGAAATGGGGAATTCTCAGGTTTTTGCGGTGGAAATTCGGGACGATTGGCGGGCTCCAATTATACATTTTCTCAGAACAGGGGAACGACTGAACAGAAAgtccaatcagagggctcgataCGAGAATTATTGCTTGATCAATGATCAACACTACAAGCGTTCCTTCACCCATCCCTTACTGAAATGTTTATCTCCTGAGGAGGCTAACTTTGCTCTGACaaaaattcatgcag GGTTTTATTGGCCAACCATCACTAATGACGCCAGAGAATTCGTCCGCAAATGTGAAGCTTGTCAGAGGCATGCTGGCAAGATCATTATTCCAGGGGAGACTATGGGAGTAATGTATGCTGCTTGCCcatttgacaaatggggcatagATATCATCGGGAAATTACCTACGGCACCAGGAGGCAAATGCTTTCTCATCGTGGCAGTGGATTATTTCTCCAAGTGGGTAGAAGCCGAGGCCGTGTCAAAGATTGACGAAGGAACGATAGAACGGTTCATCTGGCGAAACATATGTTGCCGATATGGAGTCCCTAGAATCATTGTATCGGATAATGGAACCCAATtcacagggcagaggatcaCCGATTTCTGTGATCGCATGGACATAACGCAACGCTTCGTTTCCGTAGCCCATCCGCAAGAAAATGGGCAGATGGAGTTGGCAAATAGAACAGTTTGTGAGGGGATCAAGAAGCGGCTAAATCATAGCAGGGGCAAATGGGTCGAGGAGCTAGATACCGTACTTTGGGCTTATCGCACCAGCCCAAAAACAGCAACtggggaggcaccattcactctggt agcagagctagaccTAGTGGAAGCGCAGAGGGATGAAGCCCAGGTCAGTGCAGCGAAATACAAGAGCATCATCAAGGCCGGATATGACTAA
- the LOC131004209 gene encoding very-long-chain 3-oxoacyl-CoA reductase 1-like, whose amino-acid sequence MNSRSKYFHAPGNKPRAQIYSVYAATKAYIDQFSRCLYVEYKKSGIDVHCQMASIRRSSFFVPSADGYARAALRWIGYEPRCTPYWPHTLFWAVANSLPESAIDAWRLKFCLAIRKRGQLKDSRKQE is encoded by the exons ATGAATTCCCGATCAAAATACTTCCATGCgccgggaaataaacccagggcacaGATTTACTCTGTTTATGCTGCTACTAAAGC GTACATCGATCAGTTCTCAAGATGCCTTTACGTGGAGTACAAAAAGAGTGGGATTGATGTACACTGTCAG ATGGCATCAATCAGAAGGTCGTCCTTCTTCGTTCCATCAGCAGATGGTTATGCTCGTGCAGCTCTGCGTTGGATAGGCTACGAGCCACGTTGTACTCCTTACTGGCCACACACCCTCTTCTGGGCCGTGGCAAATTCTCTGCCCGAGTCAGCCATTGATGCGTGGCGCCTCAAGTTCTGCCTCGCCATTCGAAAGCGAGGACAGCTCAAGGATTCGAGGAAGCAGGAGTAG
- the LOC131004207 gene encoding protein LOW PHOTOSYNTHETIC EFFICIENCY 1, chloroplastic-like: MQALTIWPSTSESWHSCVVPQLDLELISFCSLVKWGERRKRLDFCNFHGHGSLRLSRYFKGCRNGVYLAGQNYELKCKMLYLGSATASMINGFYKPKKGFLGAACAVSWALDEPTVGENCSIDELGRVDEVSGEIDRVECAHPKLDVAEGKDCGSEFDGANNSGDDDGEKVKNVSSQRVDVRALARRLSSARTADDVEEVLKVERILPLQVYSTVIRSFGKENNLESAMALFEWLKRKSEESGGLVRPNLFIYNSLLGAMKETRKFDFVEDVMNDMAAKGVHPSVVTYNTLMGIYTEQGRESKALQIFEEMPSKGISPSPASFSIVLFAYRRLEDGFGSLAFFVEIRDKYKGGEIGRGDDGEDWDWDHEFSKLESFTIRICYQVMRRWLVMRENRSSEVFRLLRKMDEAGLQHGRAEHERLIWACTREEHCVVAKELYTRIREVDNEMSLSVCNHLIWLLGKAKKWWAALEIYEDMLDKGPKPNNMSYELIISHFNILLSAARKKGIWRWGVRLLNKMEEKGLKPGSREWNSVLVACSKASETSAAIEIFKRMVEQGEKPTIISYGALLSALEKGKLYEQALQVWEHMIRVGFEPNLHAYTIMASIYAGQGKFDLLDSIIKEMVAAGVDPTVITFNAIISSCGRNNHGGVGYEWFERMKLHNITPNEVTYEMLIEALARDGKPRLAYELHLRARNEGLELSAKAYDAVVQSAQLHGATLEVAALGSRPPERKKKVQIRKNLSEFCKLADVPRRSKPFVRKEIYTSKGE, translated from the coding sequence ATGCAAGCTCTGACGATTTGGCCTTCAACGAGTGAATCTTGGCACTCTTGTGTAGTACCTCAGTTGGATTTAgaattaatttcattttgtaGTTTGGTTAAATGGGGAGAGAGGAGGAAAAGATTGGATTTTTGCAATTTTCATGGCCATGGTTCATTGCGTTTGTCGAGATATTTTAAGGGTTGTAGAAATGGAGTGTATCTTGCTGGCCAAAACTATGAGTTGAAGTGCAAAATGCTTTATTTGGGCTCTGCAACTGCAAGCATGATTAATGGCTTTTATAAGCCTAAGAAGGGCTTTCTTGGTGCAGCGTGTGCTGTGTCGTGGGCATTGGATGAGCCCACGGTTGGAGAGAATTGTTCCATTGACGAGTTAGGCCGCGTAGATGAGGTTTCAGGGGAGATAGATAGGGTAGAATGTGCTCATCCCAAGCTGGATGTAGCGGAGGGGAAGGATTGTGGTAGTGAATTTGATGGTGCAAATAATAGTGGTGATGATGATGGAGAGAAAGTTAAGAATGTGAGTAGTCAAAGGGTTGATGTTCGTGCACTAGCACGTAGATTGAGCTCAGCTAGAACTGCTGATGATGTGGAGGAAGTGCTGAAGGTGGAGAGGATCCTTCCCCTTCAGGTCTATTCGACTGTGATTCGAAGTTTTggtaaagaaaataatttagaaTCGGCAATGGCTCTCTTTGAGTGGCTTAAGAGGAAGAGTGAAGAGAGTGGTGGTTTGGTCCGGCCGAACCTTTTCATATACAACAGCCTTTTGGGAGCGATGAAGGAAACTAGGAAGTTCGATTTTGTTGAGGATGTTATGAATGATATGGCCGCTAAAGGGGTGCATCCGAGTGTTGTGACGTACAACACTTTGATGGGGATCTACACAGAACAAGGGAGGGAAAGCAAGGCCCTCCAAATTTTTGAAGAGATGCCAAGTAAAGGTATATCACCATCACCTGCATCCTTTTCAATTGTGTTGTTTGCTTATCGTAGGCTAGAAGATGGATTTGGATCTCTAGCATTTTTCGTTGAAATACGAGATAAATACAAAGGAGGTGAAATTGGGAGAGGTGATGATGGTGAGGATTGGGATTGGGATCATGAGTTCTCTAAGCTAGAAAGCTTCACCATTCGTATATGCTACCAAGTGATGCGACGTTGGCTTGTGATGAGGGAGAACCGGAGCAGTGAGGTGTTTAGGCTGCTGAGAAAGATGGATGAGGCCGGCTTGCAGCATGGCCGTGCAGAGCACGAGCGCCTCATATGGGCGTGCACACGAGAGGAGCATTGTGTCGTGGCTAAGGAGCTCTATACTCGGATAAGAGAAGTGGACAACGAGATGAGCTTGTCTGTTTGCAACCATCTCATTTGGCTATTGGGGAAGGCCAAGAAGTGGTGGGCGGCTCTAGAGATCTACGAGGATATGTTAGACAAAGGGCCTAAACCGAATAACATGTCGTACGAGTTGATCATCTCTCATTTTAACATATTGCTCTCTGCAGCTAGGAAGAAGGGGATTTGGAGATGGGGTGTGAGGTTGCTAAATAAAATGGAGGAGAAAGGGCTTAAACCGGGCAGTAGAGAGTGGAACTCGGTTCTTGTTGCTTGCTCGAAAGCTTCAGAGACCTCGGCTGCCATTGAGATATTCAAGAGGATGGTTGAGCAGGGCGAGAAGCCCACAATCATCTCGTATGGGGCTCTCCTCAGCGCGCTCGAGAAAGGGAAGCTCTACGAGCAGGCCCTTCAGGTGTGGGAGCACATGATCAGAGTCGGGTTCGAGCCAAATTTGCACGCCTACACGATCATGGCTTCGATCTATGCCGGCCAAGGGAAGTTTGATCTCTTGGACTCCATCATCAAGGAGATGGTTGCTGCTGGTGTTGATCCCACGGTCATCACGTTCAACGCGATCATAAGCTCGTGTGGTCGGAACAATCATGGGGGCGTGGGGTACGAGTGGTTCGAGCGAATGAAGCTTCACAACATCACCCCCAACGAGGTCACCTACGAGATGCTGATCGAGGCTCTTGCTAGAGATGGGAAGCCTAGGCTGGCTTATGAGCTGCACCTGAGGGCTCGGAACGAGGGCCTCGAGCTCTCAGCCAAGGCCTACGACGCTGTCGTGCAGTCCGCACAGTTGCATGGGGCGACACTCGAGGTTGCTGCTCTCGGGTCTCGGCCGCcagagaggaagaagaaggtgCAGATCAGGAAGAATTTGTCAGAGTTCTGTAAACTAGCTGATGTTCCTAGAAGAAGTAAACCTTTTGTTAGGAAAGAAATTTATACATCAAAGGGCGAATAA
- the LOC131004200 gene encoding protein PECTIC ARABINOGALACTAN SYNTHESIS-RELATED-like, producing MEREPLIWNPNLWFESFCHFLTINDYLFSPPKLTPGDDLSQSHGLSATLDYYSIPFPAPFSLTHHTLWSSHRPAPEQNRRPRKPNRVNSSTSPNLKLAYSPKRATAELRHSSSIGNRATPSPSASAVASSPFSSDYNSVTAAADDDNGRDRHSRDRSFRSYFQPFLPHFLFPNDDLYRAHPHRSKISIVILVAIVFAAVISVSSVVQRLNAPYLCRKDGITLQCPHVKEPPSLWENPYSATTSWKPCAERREGVISDLPSKNATNGYIFIHAEGGLNQQRIAICNAVAVAKIMNATLILPVLKQDQIWKDQTKFEDIFDVDHFIDYLKDDVTIVRDIPKWFTDKAELFSSIRRTVKNIPKYAPAQFYIDNVLPRVKEKKIMALKPFVDRLGYDNVPQEINRLRCRVNYHALKFLPEIENMADLLVSRMRNRTGNSNPFMALHLRFEKGMVGLSFCDFVGTRVEKALMALYRLKEWPRRFKDGSHLWALALQKRKEGRCPLEPGEVAVMLRAMGYPKETQIYVASGQVYGGQNRMAPLRNMFPNLVTKEELATKLELDGFRKHVTSLAALDFLVCLKSDVFVMTHGGNFAKLIIGNRRYLGHHLKSIKPDKGLMSKSLGDPYMGWATFVEDVITTHQTRSGLPEETFPNYDIWENPLTPCMCRT from the exons ATGGAACGAGAACCATTGATTTGGAACCCAAACCTCTGGTTCGAATCATTTTGCCACTTTCTTACTATAaatgattatttattttctccacCAAAATTAACCCCTGGAGATGATCTGAGTCAGTCACATGGACTGTCAGCGACACTAGATTATTACTCAATCCCCTTCCCTGCCcctttctctctcacacaccACACACTCTGGAGCTCCCATCGCCCTGCACCGGAACAAAATCGGAGGCCAAGGAAGCCTAACCGCGTCAATTCGAGTACATCCCCGAATCTCAAGCTGGCGTACAGCCCGAAGAGAGCGACGGCGGAGCTCCGCCACTCGAGCTCCATCGGCAACCGCGCCACCCCGTCCCCCTCCGCCTCCGCCGTGGCCTCGTCCCCATTCTCATCCGACTACAACTCCGTCACTGCCGCCGCCGACGATGATAATGGCCGCGATCGGCATTCCCGGGATCGCTCATTCCGCTCCTATTTCCAACCTTTTCTCCCGCACTTCCTTTTCCCCAACGACGATCTCTACAGAGCCCATCCCCATAGATCTAAGATCTCGATAGTCATACTCGTCGCTATTGTTTTCGCGGCCGTGATTTCGGTTTCTTCCGTCGTTCAACGATTG AATGCCCCTTACTTGTGCAGAAAAGATGGTATTACTCTTCAGTGCCCTCAT GTTAAGGAGCCTCCCTCACTCTGGGAAAATCCTTATTCAGCCACTACATCATGGAAACCTTGTGCAGAAAGACGTGAGGGTGTAATTTCAG ATCTTCCATCTAAGAATGCAACAAACGGTTATATCTTTATTCATGCTGAGGGCGGTCTCAATCAGCAAAGAATTGCT ATATGCAATGCTGTTGCTGTGGCAAAGATCATGAATGCTACTCTTATTTTACCTGTGCTGAAGCAAGACCAGATATGGAAAGATCAAAC GAAATTTGAAGATATATTTGATGTAGATCATTTTATTGACTACTTGAAAGATGATGTTACTATCGTGAGAGATATCCCGAAATGGTTTACAGATAAAGCAGAGCTGTTTTCTAGCATAAG ACGTACTGTAAAGAACATTCCAAAGTATGCTCCTGCACAATTCTACATTGACAATGTTTTGCCTCGGGTCAAGGAAAAGAAGATAATGGCCTTGAAACCTTTTGTTGATCGACTGGG GTATGATAATGTTCCTCAAGAAATCAACAGGCTAAGGTGCAGAGTGAATTATCATGCCTTGAAGTTTCTTCCTGAAATTGAAAATATGGCTGATTTACTTGTATCGAGAATGAGAAATCGGACGGGCAATTCTAATCCTTTCAT GGCTCTGCATTTAAGGTTTGAGAAAGGTATGGTGGGTCTTTCTTTCTGTGATTTTGTGGGGACTAGGGTGGAGAAAGCTCTGATGGCTTTATACAGACTTAAAGAATGGCCCCGACGCTTCAAG GATGGTTCCCATCTTTGGGCACTGGCTCTTCAGAAGCGAAAGGAAGGACGTTGCCCTCTTGAACCCGGTGAGGTAGCAGTGATGCTTCGTGCTATGGGCTATCCTAAAGAAACACAAATATATGTAGCTTCAGGGCAGGTTTATGGTGGACAGAACCGCATGGCACCACTGAGGAACATGTTCCCCAATCTT GTCACGAAGGAGGAATTAGCAACCAAGTTGGAGTTGGATGGATTTAGAAAGCACGTGACAAGTTTGGCGGCTCTAGACTTTTTGGTCTGTTTGAAGTCTGATGTCTTTGTCATGACACATGGTGGAAACTTTGCTAAACTAATTATAGGGAATCGGAGGTATCTAGGCCACCACCTAAAATCCATAAAACCAGACAAGGGTCTAATGTCCAAATCTTTAGGAGACCCTTACATGGGCTGGGCCACATTTGTAGAAGATGTGATCACAACCCACCAGACTCGAAGTGGACTACCCGAAGAAACTTTTCCCAACTATGACATCTGGGAGAATCCCTTGACACCTTGCATGTGCAGAACCTGA